The Muribaculum intestinale genome includes the window ATTCAAAGTGATAATCGACTGGGTGCCCAACCATACCGGATGCGACAACAGATGGGTTGCGGAACATCCCGACTGGTATGTGCACGATGAAGACGGAGAATTAGTATCGCCTTACGACTGGACCGACGTATACAAGCTCGACTACACTAACAGTGAGATGCGCAAGGCTATGTCCGATGCGATGGCATTCTGGCTGCGCGAGGCCGATATCGACGGATTCAGATGTGACGTAGCCGGAGAGGTTCCGACCGACTTTTGGGACGATACCCGCAAGCAACTCGAGACCGTGAAGCCCGATATATTCATGCTCGCAGAGGCAAGCAAACCCGAACTGCAAAAGAATGCCTTCGACATGGGCTACAACTGGCCGATGAAAGATCTTTTCAACGCCATAGCGGCAACCTCAGGACAGAACACCTACAGGCGTCCCGACAGCAGCTCGGTAATCTACCCGGAGAAACACGCCATCGATATCGACACACTGCTGGCAAAGCAGTCGATAGAGTACCCGGCAGGCACATACATGATGAATATGATTACCAACCACGACCTCAACTCGTGGGAAGGCACAGAATTCGAGCGCCTCGGCAATCTCACACGTGCGATGGCCGTGCTTACTTATACACTCCCGGGGATGCCGCTAATATACACCGGACAGGAAACCGGACTCAACCGCGCGCTGGAGTTCTTCGAAAAGGATATGCCGCCGACATGGACGCCTCGCAACGACTACTTCGAATTCTACCAGAAACTCAATCATCTGAAACATACACATCCCGCCCTCAGAGCCGGGTCATCCGGAGCCGATATGAAGCGCTATCCTACCGCGAGCGACGACATATATGTTTTCAGCCGCAAGGATGACGGAGGAGCCACAATATACGTATTCGCCAACCTCGGGAAGTCAGATGCCGAAGTGAAGTATACCGGCGAGGCGCCGGCTAAAGACATCACTGCGGTCAACTTCTTCACAGGCAGAACAGATGAATTCCCGACAACACTCAGTCCCGGGGAATATCACATATATGTATCGCGATAATATTGCGGAAAAATCATAACGCGGATACCCACTCTTTGCTGCGGATTCACTATCTTTGAGGGCACAATCCTAACCCTGAAACGCATGTATGGCGGCGCTCTGTGCTGAAACACACATGCATCAAAGATAACCATGGACCGCAAAGGCAAACTATATTTCCGATACGGCACGATGGGCTCGGCCAAAACAGCCCTGCTCCTTACTCAGGCATACAACTTCGAAGAGCGAAAGATGACCTACGTATGCATGAAGCCCGTAGTCGACACCCGCGAGAAAGACAATGTGATACGATCACGTATCGGCATAGAGCGTAAATGCAGCTGGATATATGCCGATACCGACTTGTATGTGATGATTCGCGACCTGTTCGGACAGGCCGGAGCTGTAATCGACTGGATACTTATCGATGAAGCACAGTTCCTGTCGGCCGATCAGGTCGACCAGCTCGCGCGCGTAGTCGACGATTATGGAAGCAACGTGATATGCTACGGACTCCGCACGGACTTCCGCACCCACCTATTCGAAGGCTCGCGACGCCTGTTTGAAATCGCCGACTCTATCGACGAGATAAAGAGCACATGCTCCTGCGGACGCAAGACAATAGTAAACGCGCGCATAGACTCCAACGGCGACTTCGTGACAGAAGGCCAACAACTCGAAATCGGAGGTGACGACCGATACATAGCGGTATGCCGCAAGTGCTGGCGCAACAACCGTATCGAACAGGCCGCACGCCATGCGTTGCCTCTTCTATGAAACGACATCGGCAACATATCAACACACCGATTTTAAACCATAGCACTATCCTCGAGTCAACCCTATATATGACTGAATTGTTTTAATCAAATAATACCCTCTGACAATGGTAATAGGAAATCTTACCGATACATTCCGCTACGACACCCTGTCGCCGGCTATCGCCGACGCTCTTGCATGGGTAAAGGCCAATATCGGAATGCCCGGCTTTGAAGCCGGAAAGAAAACAGTTCTTGCCGACGGCGACATTGTGGTCAACTGCCAGGAAGTAGACCTGAAACCGGCCGAAAAGGCCCTGATGGAAGCCCATCGCGACTGGATTGATATCCAGGTATCAATCGACACACCCGAACTTATGGGTTGGTCGCCACTGTCGGCCTGTCATGACACCGTACAAGAATATGACAGCGAAAATGACTGCCTCCTTGTCGCCGACAAACCGCAATGTCTTGTGCCGATGCTACCGGGACAGTTCATGATATTATATCCCGAGGATGCCCACGCCCCGAATATCGGCGAGGGACGCCACCGCAAGTATGTAGTGAAAGTGCGGGTAGGCAAATAACTCGATTCTTACTCATCAATGTATGCGCCGGCTTCTGCCGGTGCATACAAAACACATTCAGACCTCATGACACGCATTAAACACTTGTTGTTCGCTCTATTACTGGCTGTTGCTGTCACATCGCCGGCAAACGCTTTCGACCTTCCCGACGAAGACCTCAACTACATCGTGCTGTACAAATGGGGACTGATCAACAAAGATGCCGCCTCGGCCACCCTGTCACTGCGCAGCGACGGCTCCGACTATCGCGCGCAGCTCGCAGCTTCGACACTTCCGTGGGCCGACAAGGTGTTTCGTGTGCGCGATACCCTTCAGGTGAGGATTCAGAAATCAGGATGCCTCCCTCAGGTATACCGTAAGATAACACACGAAGGGGGCACATACAATCGCGATGTAGTCAGATATTCCCGCGTAGGCAACGAGGTGACAGGACATGCGACACGCGTGCGACAGAAAAACGATGGCCCGGTGATGCGTTTTGATACTACACTGTACGCTACGGGCCCGACATTCGACATGCTGTCAATATTCTATTACCTGCGACAGTTCGACTATCCCGCGATGAGCGTAGGCTCTCAGATTCATGCCAGCCTTTTCTCCGGAAAGAATGTGGAACAGATAACAGTGACCTACCGAGGCACACAGAGGGTGAAAATCAAGGGACGCCAATGGGACGCATATTACCTTACATTCTCTTTCACCCACAAAGGGAAGCCCACCGGAGAGACCATGTACACCTGGATATCTACCGATGCCCAGCGCATACCTCTGAAAGTCGAGGGCAAACTGCCACTCGGCAAAGTCCAGGCCCTGTACACCGGAGGGCCGGAATAAGAGCATTTATTATTAAACAAGCTCTTAAACATGCTCTAATTCCTTGCGGGTAGAGCGCAGGAAGAAATAAAGAAACAGCGCCGCCGCAAGAAACAGGCTTACAGAGAAACTCATGATAATGCCATAAGTGCCGAGTCCAAGCGGAAATCCCATAAGATAGGTTACAGGAACGCCTACGACAACATAGCTTACGAAAGCAATCCATATCATGGGCATCACATGAGATGTGCCGCGCAGAGCGTTGGCGAAATTAATCTGAGTGGCGTCGCCCAGCTGATACATGACCAAAGGCACTATCAAGGCCACCGTAGCCTCTATCACCCTTATATCCTCGGTAAAGGCATGTATCATATCGCGCTCGAAAAATATGAATATAAGCGAGGATATGGTGGCAAGCGTAAGTATTATATGGTAGCCGGCAAACGCAACCCTGCGCATCTCGCGCCTGTCGCTCAGTCCGGAGGCATTGGCCACCAGCACCGAAACGGCGTTACCCATGCTATAGTAGATGCAGAAACCGAGAGTACCGGTTATGACAATAATCTGAAATGCCGCAAGCGATATCGCACCCAGCCATCCGGCCATCACCGCTGCAAATGTAAATGAGCCCGATTCGAATGTCATCTGCATGGATACCGGCCACGACGTACGGTTGACCTGAAGAGCCATGCGGCGTGTCATTCTCCCATGGCGGAATCCTCGGAAATATTCGCTGAACTCTTTTCTGAAACAGAATATGGCGATTACGGTAAGCGGACATATTATGCGCGCCGTAAGGGTGCTTACTCCCGCTCCCATAAGTCCGAGTTCGGGCATACCCCAGTTGCCGTAGATAAACACATAGTTGCCAAGGATATTCACAGCATTTGCGCCCAAGACAATCCACATCGGCAGACGCGTACGGTTGATGGCGAAGAGCCATTGGGCGAACACATTGAATAACGATATAGGGAGCAGACCGGCCAGTACTATCAGATAGTACGGACGTATCAGCGGCAGAAGTTCCTCGGGCTGGCCCATGCGGTCGAGGTTAAGCCATACAAGAGTCATCACGGCCGTCACAAGCAGAGTGAACGCGATATTGAGCCATACACCGGTGCGTATCATCGCACCGATAGTGTCGAAACGTTTCTGGGTGAACAGTGCGCCGATAAGCGGAGTAAGGCCATATGTGAACCCCATGCAGGCAAAGTTAGCCACATTAAATACATTGTTGACAAACGATGCCGATGCAAGGGCCTCGGTCGAATAGCGTCCTACCATTATATTGTCGGCAAACGCCACGACAATCATGCCAAGCTGCCCTATCAGTATCGGTATACCCAGGCGTATTATCGAGCCGTAATAATCTTTATAGTTTTTCCAAAAATTCTTAACCTGATTCATTTGAGCCTCTTTATCTTATGCTATAAAACTTTGCAAAGTTACAGAAAATGTTGGAATGACAGGCTGTATCTGTCGGTTTAAGGGCCGTTCGGTCATCCCGTCAGACATAATCCTAAAACAACTGTTTTCATAGTGCAAAGTTACGCTTTTTCCACGAGCATGCTCATGCCGCACCGCAATCGGCTATCTCCGACATGGATACACCTCCTGACATACCGCCATGATTTGGTTGTGATATGAAAAAGTGATAACTTTGAGGTCATGGAAATCAATACCGTAAACACAACCGTAACAAAACGTCACGCACGAGTCGACGTAGCCGATGTGCTCCGAGGATTCGCAGTGCTTGCAATCATCCTGCTACACTCTATCGAGCATTTCAATTTCTACTCGTTTCCAGACACCGAGGGCCAGAGCGCATGGCTCACATTCGCCGACCGCTCAATATGGGACGGCCTGTTTTTTACTTTCGGAGGAAAAGCATATGCCATATTCGCCCTGCTGTTCGGATTCAGCTTTTTTATCCAGCACGACAACCAGCGTATGCGAGGCTCCGACTTCCGGCTGAGATTCTGCTGGCGACTGGTTCTTCTGCTGCTGATTGGTCAGCTCAATGCCGCATTCTTTACCGCCGAAGTGCTGGTGATGTATGCACTTGTAGGCTTCGTGCTCGTAGCCACCTGTCGTCTGTCCGACCGATGGATTATTACCCTGTCGGCCATATGCATGCTGCAGCCGGTGTGCCTGTGGCAGATAATGCGCGCCATATCCGACCCGGAGTATACAATAACAGCGATAAACACATCGGCATTCTGGAGTGCGACATTCGCCGCACAAAGCAGTGCAGGATTCCTCGAGACAGTAAAGGTCAACCTGTGGGAGGGCCAACTGGCTTCGCTCGCATGGGCATGGGATCACGGTCGAATATTCCAGACTGCCGGACTTTTTATGGCCGGCATGCTCATAGGCCGACGCGGATGGTTTGGCCGCGAATCCCAGCCATTATGGCGACGTGCTCTTGCCATAGCCCTTATATGCTTCTTCCCTTTGCGCGGACTCAATGCCATGGTTCCCGAATACATCACGCGTCCCGATATCCTGAAACCGATGGGGATACTACTCTCCTCGCTCGCCAATCTCAGCTTCATGGTAATACTCGTGAGCGGCATACTACAGGCATACTATTGCACGACAAGGCTAAGCAACATACTCGCCCGGCTGATACCGTATGGAAGAATGAGCATGACCAACTATGTGACACAAGGCATCATCGGCTCGGCGCTCTTCTACCACTGGGGGCTATATCTGCGCGTAGGAATCACCGGAAGCCTGCTTGTCGGCATAGCCATATTCGCCCTGCAATACGCAATATGCCTGGCATGGGCACGCAGCCACTCACACGGGCCACTCGAATACATGTGGAAACGTGCCACATGGATTGAATTTCCGTTCCGAGCCACTCCGACTCCGCGCCCAGCATAATGACAACCACATTCCTCAACCCTCGGAGTTTTTTGAATGAAGTATTTGCGGGAAAAGGGATTTTAAGTTATCTTTGCGCGATAATGTGGAGTAGAGGCTAATAATCGGCCTTAAAGTCCATGTTTTCCCAATTATACGAACGGGATTTGCGACAAAACGCAACATAAGAAACATTAATCTCCAAATCAAGGAAACAATAAAAATTTACAATAAAATGGCTGAAAAAGACCAAAACATCCCCCAACCCACAGCCCTTGACGAAGTAAACCGCGACAATCAGGAGCTGAAAGATAAAGTAACATTGAGTCAGAAGTACATCATGTGGGGCATGATTGCCCTCTCGGCTATTGCCGTAATTGTACTTGTATATATCTTTGCAGTACGCAACCCCGGTATAAAGAGCGCCGACGAAGCTGTCGGACAGGCCGACTTTACACTCGCGCAGGGCAACGACTCGCTCGCTCTGGCACAGTACCAGCAGGTTGCCAACGAATACGGCTACGACGCCGGCAACCGCGCCACCCTCATGGCCGCTACACTCCTCTTCCAGAAGGGCGAATACCAGCAGGCTCTTGACCAGCTGAAAAACTATGATGCCAAGGAAGCCATCGTAGGCGCTGCCGCATACTCGCTCGAAGGCGACTGCTACGTCAACCTCCAGAAATATCCCGAAGCTCTCAAGTCTTACGACAAAGCAATCTCGCAGAGCGACGACAACCAGCTCTACACACCCCTCTTCATGCTCAAGAAAGCGACCGTGCTCCGCGAGCAGAAAGATTACAAGGCAGAGCTCAAGGTTCTTGAAGCCATCAAAGCCAAATACCCCAACTATGGCAATGCTTATCGTCTTGACATTGACAAATACATAGCCCGCGCCAAATATCAGGCCGGCGAATAAGCCTCATCCATAACTAACACGGCGCGGGTGTGTCATTACTTTGGTCATGACACACCCGCACTGCATTTTTCAGAATCTACCACCCAAATGCTCATCACAGCACCATATGACCACACACACCGTCGGATGGCCACAATCGGAACATTCGACGGTGTGCATCTTGGCCACAGGGCTCTCCTGTCACAACTGACTGAGGAAGCACACGTAGCCGGACTCATACCGACTGTTGTGACTTTCACATCCCACCCTCGCCGGAACATTACCCCTGCCGACGCACCGCCCATGCTTATGTCGCCGCGACAACGGGCCAAAGCCATAATGTCGGCCGGAGCAGAGGATGTGATTCTGCTCGACTTCAACGAGAAGATGCGCATGATGTCGGCACGCGAGTTTATGGAGATGCTCCACACCAGCTATTCGGTGGAAGCGTTGCTGATGGGATTCAACAATTCGTTCGGGCATGACCGACCGAGGGGACTCGACACCTACCGGGCTATCGGAGAAGAGACCGGGGTCAGAATTATCGGAGCCTCCGAGCTGACAGTTGACGGCTATTGCAGAGTATGCTCGTCGGAAGCACGCGAACTGCTGCTAAAAGGACGGCCCGAAAAGGCCGCCCGTATATTAGGCGCACCCTACAGGATTATCGGTCGTGTGGTCCACGGAAAGGAACTCGGGCGCAAAATCGGATTTCCGACCGCCAACATCGAGCCGCTCGACGAAGAATGCCTCATCCCGGCCAACGGCGTCTATGCCGCAGCCGTGACCCTCGCCGACAGCACGACATACCCCGCGATGCTAAATATCGGCCACCGTCCGAGTGTTGACACACCTTTGGCTCCGATTTCAATCGAAGCCCACATACTTGGTTTCGACGGAGACATATACGGAACAACTGTGGCAGTCGACTTCCTGCGCTACATGCGCCCGGAACACAAATTTCCGTCGCTCGACGCATTACGCAGCCGGCTTGCCGAAGATGCAGCCGCAGTAATGGCGCTTTCAGAAACAAAAAACATGATTACCTCTTCCTTGTAGCATATGAGAATTGTAATACAGCGCGTAAAGCGCGCATCAGTGACTATCGACGGCTCGGTCCACTCATCTATCGGAGCAGGCCTCATGGTACTCGTAGGAGTCGAGAAAGAGGATACCAGCGACGACGCCATCTGGCTCGCATCCAAGACTGCCGGTCTGCGCATCTTCAACGATGACGACGGTGTAATGAACCGATCGATTGCCGATGCCGGTGGAAAGATACTTGCCGTAAGCCAGTTTACACTTACCGCATCCACTCGCAAAGGCAACCGACCGAGCTACATACGTGCGGCAGGCCACGACACGGCTGTACCCCTATACGAGCTCTACTGCGACGAGACAGCACGCCTGCTCGGTCGCCCCACCCTGCGCGGAGTATTCGGCGCCGACATGCAGGTAGAGCTTGTCAACGACGGCCCTGTAACAATCATAATCGACTCTAAACTGAAAGAATAATGTCTGTCAACAACAATAACACACCTCCTTCCGGCAATGCCAATGAAGACACTACACTGCGCGGACTCCAGGAGCAGGTAGACAAGTGGATTACAGGTATCGGCGTACGCTATTTCTCGCCGCTGACCAATATGGCTGTCCTCACTGAAGAAGTAGGCGAAGTGGCCCGCATAATGGCGCGCCGTTACGGCGACCAGTCGTTCAAACCGGGAGAGAATCCCGACGCCCTTGCCGATGAACTTGCCGATGTGCTGTGGGTAGTGGCGGCAATCGCCAATCAGACCGGCGTAGACCTCACAGATGCCTTTGCCCGCAACATCGCCAAAAAGACAGCCCGCGACCGTCACCGCCACGAACATCTGGCAGAATAGTTGTATCTATCTCCCGGCAGATTGTTATATTGTTATAAAGTATTCAAAATATAGTAAGCATTTATCAACAATTTGCATATGCTGATGAATTTGAGTATTTTTGTACGGCTTCCGCATGCAATCTCCATTTCTGCGGGACAAACTACAAATACACCATATAAATGAAGATAGCACTTATAGGATACGGCAAAATGGGCCGTGCCATTGAAAAAATAGCCATCGAAAGAGGCCATGAGATTGTGTGCCGCATCGATGCCGACAATCAGGATGATTTCGAATCACCGGAATTTGCAAAGGCCGAAGTGGCCATCGAATTCACCACGCCCGCTACAGCTGTGGCCAACTATCGGCGAGCTTTCTCCAAGGGAGTACCTGTTGTATCAGGCACTACCGGCTGGGGCGCTCAGATGACGGAGATAAAGCAGATGTGCGACAACGGAGACGGAACCCTGTTCTGGACATCCAATTTCTCGCTCGGTGTAAACATATTCTTCGCTGTCAACAAGTATCTCGCATCTATCATGGAGGGATTCCCCCAGTATACACCCTCAATGGAGGAGATACATCATATACACAAACTTGACCATCCCAGCGGCACAGCCATCACTCTGGCCGAAGGCATCATCGGCGCCGACTCACGCATAAAAGGATGGACCGAAGAACCGGCGCGAGCCTCCGAAAGCGAGATGCTTATAGACCACAAGCGCGAAGGAGAGGTGCCAGGCACACACATCATACGCTGGGACAGCCGCGTAGACACTATAACCATCGAACACTGCGCCCATTCGCGCGAAGGATTCGCTCTTGGCGCCGTAATAGCCGCCGAGTGGACCGAAGGCCGCAGCGGCTGGCTCACAATGGACGAGATGATGCACTCTCTGATAGCACGTCCTGCCCTGCTCGACATAGTAAAATAATACACAGACAATCCACATCCATCCCCCCGAAACACAAATGGCCGACAACAATACCGCAGCAAAGCGCTCATTCGGCGAAGACCTTCGCGAACGTATCAGAGCCACCCGTACAACCCGCTGGATTCGATTCGCCATAGTAGCCATAATATTCATAGCCTGGGTCGCATGGCTCGGCAGCTGGTGGGTACTTATATTCCTTCCGCTGCTGTTTGACATATACATCACCGGATTTATCCCGTTCACATGGTGGAAGAAAAGCAAATCGGCGGCTGTACGCACAGTCATGAGCTGGGTCGACGCCATTGTATACGCCCTCATTCTCGTATACTTTATATTCACTTTTGTAGGACAGAACTACGCCATACCCTCATCTTCGCTTGAAAAGACTCTACTCGTAGGCGACTACCTTTGGGTCAACAAGATGGCCTACGGGCCCCGAGTGCCGATGACGCCGATACACTTCCCGCTGGTGCAGAACCGCATGCCGATAATCGACACAAAGAGCTACACCGAATGGCCATCGTGGAAGTATCGACGCCTGAGAGGTCTCGGACAAGTCGAAAGAGGTGATATCGTTGTTTTCAACTTCCCCAAGGGTGATACCGTCACAACCAAATTCATGGAATCGGCCCAGACATACTACGACCTCGTGGCCCAGTACGGACGCAATGCCGTGCATACCAACAAGGATGTATTCGGCGATGTAATCCATATACCGGTCGACCGCCGTCAGAATTACGTGAAACGTGCCATCGGTCTTCCAGGCGAACGCCTCAAGATTGTAAATGACACCATATATATCAACGGAGAGCAGCTTGACGACCCTGAGTATGTGCAGTACAACTATCTGTACCAGTTCCGCAACGGCGGACTTACAGACCGCGACTGGGAGGAACTCGGTGTAAGCGCGGCCGACCGCTATACGATGGAACTGTCGGCAGCCGATATGTCGGCAGTAGAACTCAACGGATTCTATATCGCGCCCGACGGAAAGGTACCACCTATATATGTCTCTCCCCTTACCCGTGAAATGATCGACAAACTGAAGGCCAACCCCGACCTCGCCCGCATAATCAAAGCGCCGTCATATCCCGTACGCCTCTTCCCGGAAAATATCGACCACGGCTGGACTGTAAGCGACTACGGAGAAATATGGATACCCAAGAAGGGGGCCTCAATACATCTGGATGCCTCGACATGGCCCGTATACGAGCGTGTCATACGCAATTATGAAGGTCATACCGACTCGTATCTGAAAGACAACACGGTATATATCGACGGAAAGCCGGCCGACACCTATACATTCGCCATGGACTATTATTTCATGATGGGCGACAACCGCGACAACTCTTCCGACTCCCGCTTCTGGGGTTTCGTGCCCGAGGACCATATCGTGGGCAAGCCATGGAGAGTGCTCGTGTCATTTGACAAGGACAAAGGCCTGTTCGATGGAAAAATACGATGGAACAGAATATTCCGCACAGCCAATCCCGACAAGTGAATAAGACTGCTCACTCTCCGTTGGTGATATACCCGGAGCGTACGGCAATCGTGCCACCGGCCTATTGCGGCAATGTGGCCATGTATGCTGCAATGGCGCGATACGGACATGTCATAATCGACGCATCAGCCAAATACAATAAGCGCGAGAAGTCGCTCCACCGTTGCACGATTGAAGGACCCAACGGAATACAGCGACTCACCGTGCCTCTGCAGAAACCGCAGGAATGGCACTCGACACGTATATCCGACGTCATGGTAAGTACCCACGGCGACTGGTGGCATGTACATTGGGGCGCGCTTGAGGCCGCCTATGGCCGCACGCCGTTTTTCGAATATTATGCCGACGAGTTGCGTCAATGGTTCATCGGCGAGATTAAGCGACTGGTCGACCTTGACATGGGCATACACCGCTTCTGCCTCGATGCCCTCGGTATCGACTACCGAAGTCATGTACTCATCGAGAACCGCGAAAATATGCCGTCCGATGCCATAAGACTCGGAAATACGGCAGAAAATATGCCGCCATATTATCAGTTGTGGGCCGACCGTTTCGGATTTACCGACGGATTGTCGATACTCGACCTGATATTCAATCTCGGGCCGGAGTCGGCGCTGTATCTGAGGGGTGGTCTTCCACCATACCGGGCATTACCGGAGTCTCTCCGGTAGCCTTCGGAATATCGGAGGGATATACTGTGACAGTCGAGAATGTATAGCCCGGGTCGCCCGAGGTGTTGGGCGGCACCATGAAATTAGTCGTCGGATTATACGGGAGTGACGATAGCGGCCTGTCGCCGTAGTAAGGCATCGCCTTAGGATTAGGATTGGCTATATTGACCACGTCGCGCCCTGTAGGCGAGCTGTAGGCCGACAAGCCGAATACCGGGGCCGCGGCAATGATATGTTCGAAAATATCGCTTGATATGCCTTCGTACTTTACCCAATCGACTGTGTTGAGATAACAGAACAGTTGCAAAGGTATCCCCTGGGCCGTATGCTCAAGCAACCGCACCATGCATATCGGCCCCCCCTGAGCTACCCATGGATGATGATTCACATACAGACCTATGTATGCACGGAAAAGACCTAGATTTGTATCAAGCGAACCATTTACAGGAACCCCGTCGCCGACTACCGCAGTGGGCTTGCCTTCGGACGCAAGTTTCTGCATCTCGGCGATGTACTCGCCCATATAAGGCATCTTTCGACATTCCTCGATAAGTTCTGGCGTGGCAGGGCCTACTGATGTAACGTCAATGTAGACCGAGCGTTCAATCTGTCGGCGTCCTCGTTTCTGCATCTGAGTCCAGTTCTGAAACCCGTCCTGTACCAGTGTGTAAGGCGGCATCGTTACTGTGGTATTGTCCCAGTTGCGTATCTTAACGGCTGTGAGCGACACATCAGTCACTATACCGTTGGCTATGGTCTTCGGCACTGCTATCCAGTCACCGACATGTAGCATATCATTGGTCGACAGCTGTATGCCGGCCACAAACCCGAGTATCGAGTCGCGGAATATAAGCATAAGAGCTGCGGCAAACGCACCAAGTCCGGTAAGAAGAGCCAGAGGCGACTTATCAAGAATTATCGATACTATGATTATTGCAATCACTATCCACACAAGCCCCTTGCCGACATTAAGAATACCCTTCAGCGGAAGATTCTTGGTATTGTCGTGGCGGTCGTAGGCCATCCATATTATTTCCAGCAGAGAGCATATCGACCATCCGAGCACCATCATGAAATATATTATCACTATAGCTTCGATACGTGCCAGAGTATGCGGGTCTGTCTCGAA containing:
- the dtd gene encoding D-aminoacyl-tRNA deacylase translates to MRIVIQRVKRASVTIDGSVHSSIGAGLMVLVGVEKEDTSDDAIWLASKTAGLRIFNDDDGVMNRSIADAGGKILAVSQFTLTASTRKGNRPSYIRAAGHDTAVPLYELYCDETARLLGRPTLRGVFGADMQVELVNDGPVTIIIDSKLKE
- a CDS encoding nucleotide pyrophosphohydrolase, with amino-acid sequence MSVNNNNTPPSGNANEDTTLRGLQEQVDKWITGIGVRYFSPLTNMAVLTEEVGEVARIMARRYGDQSFKPGENPDALADELADVLWVVAAIANQTGVDLTDAFARNIAKKTARDRHRHEHLAE
- a CDS encoding WbqC family protein, translating into MNKTAHSPLVIYPERTAIVPPAYCGNVAMYAAMARYGHVIIDASAKYNKREKSLHRCTIEGPNGIQRLTVPLQKPQEWHSTRISDVMVSTHGDWWHVHWGALEAAYGRTPFFEYYADELRQWFIGEIKRLVDLDMGIHRFCLDALGIDYRSHVLIENRENMPSDAIRLGNTAENMPPYYQLWADRFGFTDGLSILDLIFNLGPESALYLRGGLPPYRALPESLR
- a CDS encoding 4-hydroxy-tetrahydrodipicolinate reductase; translated protein: MKIALIGYGKMGRAIEKIAIERGHEIVCRIDADNQDDFESPEFAKAEVAIEFTTPATAVANYRRAFSKGVPVVSGTTGWGAQMTEIKQMCDNGDGTLFWTSNFSLGVNIFFAVNKYLASIMEGFPQYTPSMEEIHHIHKLDHPSGTAITLAEGIIGADSRIKGWTEEPARASESEMLIDHKREGEVPGTHIIRWDSRVDTITIEHCAHSREGFALGAVIAAEWTEGRSGWLTMDEMMHSLIARPALLDIVK
- a CDS encoding mechanosensitive ion channel family protein — translated: MLINLIPAHSLARWLMSVVDSVLEALGIEKSSTLEEIIYTIVILGVAILLGWMARKITVLLVNQWMSHYKSPFIEDMVRLKVVSRTSHIIPPLVFLALVPVAFETDPHTLARIEAIVIIYFMMVLGWSICSLLEIIWMAYDRHDNTKNLPLKGILNVGKGLVWIVIAIIIVSIILDKSPLALLTGLGAFAAALMLIFRDSILGFVAGIQLSTNDMLHVGDWIAVPKTIANGIVTDVSLTAVKIRNWDNTTVTMPPYTLVQDGFQNWTQMQKRGRRQIERSVYIDVTSVGPATPELIEECRKMPYMGEYIAEMQKLASEGKPTAVVGDGVPVNGSLDTNLGLFRAYIGLYVNHHPWVAQGGPICMVRLLEHTAQGIPLQLFCYLNTVDWVKYEGISSDIFEHIIAAAPVFGLSAYSSPTGRDVVNIANPNPKAMPYYGDRPLSSLPYNPTTNFMVPPNTSGDPGYTFSTVTVYPSDIPKATGETPVMPGMVEDHPSDTAPTPARD